From the genome of Trichosurus vulpecula isolate mTriVul1 chromosome X, mTriVul1.pri, whole genome shotgun sequence:
GAGGAACAAGACCCACAGTTTCCAAAGACCACCCTTGACAATATAAGGATCACCATGGTAACTCTAGGAAATGAACAGATCAGCTTAACTCAACCCGAAGAAGCttacatggggggaggggggaggggatgggaagcATGGGGAGTGAGGGTGGGGGGGTAGAGTAGAGAGCCAACAGGTGTTTGTCATAGTGATCACTTCTCGGAGTGGCCTCTGGCTGATTGAGATCTAGGAAGTGCTGCCACTTGCGGGTCCTAGTGCCCATGCTGGGGTAGAGGCTGGGCACTGAAGGCAGCCCAGAGCCCTTCCAGGCTGGGCTTACCTGAATTGATTGGACCCCAAAGGGACAACCAGGGCTGAAAAGAAGGGTTCACCAGAGGCAACAGAGTAAGGTTTGGGGGCTTAGAGGGTAAATGAGTAAATAGTcgggggaaaatttttaaaactttttgtaaATTTTGTCAATATAAAAGGACATGCAAATAAGACAAAATAATCTTATTTGCCAAAAACTGTTGGTCTGGAGTCACAATACCTGGGTCCTAATTCCCAGTGTTCTGCTGCTTTTTTACCTGTGGAGCAAATCATTTCCCAGTTCTGGAGTAGACGAACTCTgatgttccagctctaaatcagaaATCCAGGAATGTCAGACACCATTTTAGAAAATGTCGtgttgcctttctttctctcGTCAGTCAGTTCCTCCGCCTTTCCATGCACCCTTCTttgtaagaaaaatatttaaaccaCTGCTAGAGACCCAGCAGCCCACCACGAACACCGAAACACCACATTCAACATCTGCAGTCTCTCATCTCACAGGCAGTTTTAATAGGAGGACTCTGGCATTGCTGTGTTCCCTGTTAAAGCACTGAAGACTCAACAAGATCTCTAGAAATAAGATACCCGTGTACGTCCATCTGTGGAGCACTGCATGGATTGCACATTCGGCCCAAAGACATTGTTTTGTTGGGGACTCTGCATCTGAGGTCCGGTGGACTTTGACTAGATCTGATTTGGTGAtttcgattcaattcaattaattcaatGAGTATTTGTTAAGCCCCGTGCTCAGCATACCCCCAGATCATGGAACTGGATAGAAGACCTCCTGAATCCGTGCCCTGAAGGAGTTAGCAATCAGAGGCCAGATCATACCACTTATACTCCTTCCTGTAATGaagaggggttggggtggggtgggggagggagtggagcagagtaggTGACAGATTGGGGAGAGTGAGGGCAAGAAGGAGCTCACTCCCACTCTAGCTCCCATTCTAtcaaaagggaggaaggagcagGGTGGGGGCCATGGTTTCCAGTCATGACCTCCCTCAATGCCAACAAGAGTGGTCCTTTATGTTCCATGTGGCAATATATTCTGTTTTCCCTGGAACAGGGGGCATCATGACTGCTGGCCAGAAACAGGATCAGGGGTAAGCAGGTGCAGAACTGGACCCTCCCACTAGCGGCTCCAGAAAGGGAAAGGGCAGGCTTAGAATCAGGGTGGTCTTGGAAACACTAAGAGGGCCCCCTCCCTGCTCAGCTTCGGGTCCTGAGTCATGAGATGGCTGATCTAGAAAGCctaggaggtgggggtggggatgggggagggggtgcagcACTGAACGTCAGCAAACTGGCTGAAAGAACCTGGGactgggtggaggggagagacttgGTTCTAGTCCCTGCTCTGATAGGCaccctctggaaaatgagggatttgCCAAGGTcctctctgaggccccttccagctctaacaatctATGTCGAGTTAGTGAAAATTGGGCTCATTTTCAGTATGAGTGAAATAAGTTTTTCCCTGtaacctgagtaagtcacttccccCTCAGTTTTCTCCTATTTAAAAGTGAATGAGTTAGACTAGAACAGGTGGTTCTTAAGCTACTGTCCATGActttggtttttggtttgtttttaaatattttgacaactgtactttggtatcattggtttcctttgtaatcacatgttttaatttatgcatttacCAATCTTATTCTGTGACAGGATCCACCATAGGCTTCGCCAGACTGCTAAAGGGAGAGGGGTACCCAGGGAATAATTCTTCAGGACTCTTATAGATCTGGCTTTACGGATGAATGATTTGGAGACTTCTCCAAAAGCCCTTTGACCTAAAGCATCGGCCTTTTTGTTGGGTTGCCTTTTCATATTTCCACCCCACCTGCACCCCCCATTAAAATCAGGCttttatgcacacatacacacacacacacactaatcaTCATCTAAGGGTCTATCACCTGTAGAGAAACACTCCCTACCAccacgaccaccaccaccaccaccatcattaaaGAAGGTTCACTACCAAATTCCTAGCATCCAATCCTTAGTCAAAAGCTTAGCATCATCAATGGAGgtggttttatcagtggaaatgacactcAAGAAGATGGCTTACTACCTGCTTTGCCATTGCACCCTAAGGAgcactgggcctttccatctgccctgctgCTCACATCCCCTCCATatgtcatctcttttaattagaatttCAGCCACACAAGAAGCAAGGACTGTCCTGCTTTTCTATATCTccaaagcacagtgcttggaacatagtaagtgcttaatagaaatttttcatccattcattcatttactcattcattcagtcagtccaTCATTCCAGGAATTGCTAAGCTCCCTTCAAGCTCTGACAGTCTAGGAGTCTACTGCTTTGCTTTCAAatccccagtgcatagcacagtgcctggtacctagttGGTCCTCAGactaaatacttactgattgtaGTCACAGCCTTCCCAGGAGTAAATAGTTGGCTTTCGATTTCATTTCTTCGCAGTAGGCACTGGGTGGCGCTGTTGTCAAAAGGTTTTCCCCTTACATCCCTTGAGTTTTGATGATTGTGTCAAGATGCCTTTTTGGCAGGTGCTATACCCTTCTTCATGGAAGAAGAAACACCTCACTCCTTAGTCCCATTCCACAGTCTCTCATGTCGTGGTGGtcaggcttttgtttttctttaaattttattttctccccagtcccctgaaaagacaaagaaagcccTCGTAACAAATattcagtcaagcaaaacagattcctcTATTGTCCATATCCCAAAATGTGTGCCTCATTCTGCACTTTGAGCCCATCACtgctctgtcaggaagtgggtggCCTGCTTCGTCGTaggtcctctagaatcatggtagATCAGTCACTGAGTCTTttaaaactgttcatttttacaatcTTGTTGATATagtttaaattgttctccttgtccactcacttcactgtgcattagttcatacaagtgttcccaggtctctctgaaaccatccctttcatcgtttcttatggtacaatagtattccattacatttctataccataatttgttcagccattccccagtggaagGGCACAGCCCCGCCCCTTAGCTTTCAGTTTGTGGCCACTACAAAAACAAGCCACTGTAAGTGTATTTGTACATACAGGATATTTTCCTCTCTGGAGTTCAGTTGCTGAGGAATGCCAAATTGGTAAGCCAGCAGATGGTATAGAGCAGACTTTTTTGTCTCAGACCCCTTTGGCCATATGgtgaaggtttttaaatgcataccaAAAAAGTATGgtactacaaaggaaaccaattacattgaaatacagctatcaaaatatttttttaagttcatggacacCAGATTAAGAACCTATGGTAGAGAGAGACATATTGTCATTGAAATCCCAAGTGTGTAGGTGTGTATGATATGTGCATGGGAAGCCCCCCCTCCTGCATCATAGCTGCCAGGCTCcctactgtactacctagtttGAAGCAAGATTTTGCCCAGCAGAGAGAGGTCCCTGTGAGATCACCTCCATACAGTGAAGCAGGGACAGTACAGAGAGGAGATCATTTGGGGGTGCAGAAACAGTGGGCCACCTGGAGGCTTGTAATTCACTAATTATAGTTATTCTTGATAATAACAGGTGGGTAGAGTGGACAGAATTTTGGGCTTAAAGCctgggagatctgggttcaagttctgcttctaaCACTTGCCAACTCTATGAGCACTGGCAGATCATTTAACTTTCCAGTGCTCCCAAGAGTCTCTTAGGCTGTTAATTACAGATAGCTGTGTTCCACAGCAGAGGTTGCCTAcagggatgaaatcacagatcctatttttaaaaaaaagtcttgagaACTTAGTATGTCCTCTTAGTTGTTGCTATGCAGTCATGCTCTCTAAATTTTGACACAGGCGCAAAGTACTCATGTCTTAGCCATAAACACCAGTCTAGGTTTGCATTGAAAGAGAGATGGCTTCTAGGAGTAGGAAGGCAATAGTCCTCTGCCTCAGCAGACTGCATCTTGAGCAGTTTAGTTCGGCTCTGGGAAAGGCAGTTTAGGAAAGACAATGAGCAGCTGGATAGTGTCCAGATTGGAGGGCCACCAGGATAGTGAAGGGGatgggttgaaggaactggagattttAGCTGAGGGAAGACTGGGTGGTACATGAGAGTTGGgtatatttgaagggctgtcaggtGGCAGGTGGAGGGGTCTGGGACTGACTGGTTTGGTCCCacgaggcagaaccaggagcagtgaaGGGGGGAAGCTGCGGAGAGGCAAAGTTAGGTTGAATGTCCAGGGAAACCCCCCCCCCAGTTTGAGGCGCCCCAAGTGCACTGGTTTGTCCCTGAGTAAGTGGGCtcttcctcactggaggtctccaagctGGCTGGCTGTATTACGGTGGGGGTTCCCTGAGGCTGTGGGTTGGGGTAGGACCCTGTGGTTGTGCATGGATGACTGGAAGGTGCCTGGGGAATAGGAAAGGAACTTGCTAAGTGGAGGCCATGGGCCCTGGAATGGCTTTGGAGTTtaggacatgggtttgaattgAACTATAGACAGTACTTGAGCTTTGGGGGCAGGTGACCTGGTCTCTGGGGACCTCAGCTGCTGCTTCTATGtaaggaggaggttggactatataggagtggtctctgaggtcccttccagctcagaatctCGAATCCTATGTCCTATATGAGGGGCTGTCAGAGGGGGACTGGACCAAGGTgggtgaggaggagaggggaaggtgtGGAACTGGTCTTAAACCATCCGGAATCAAAAATCCCTTAGCACAAATGGGGCTCCTGGATGTTgagagaaatgggggggggggctgggctGGGGTGGATGGGGCGGGGTAGGAGGGGTAGCAGACAGTGTCTGTCCTGGGCTGTGGTTCGTGGCGTTCCTCCGAGGAACCCAAGGGGGAGACGAGGCTCGCCATCTCAGCTAATGGGAGGGCGGGAGTGTGccgggttgggggcgggggggcgggCCAGGCTGCACTATAAATCTAGTGCTGGCTGCAGCTCCGGCTCCAGCTCTCCTGATCCTGCGACCCAGAGGCTTCGACAACCGCagcaacagaagcagcagcagcagtaacagtaACAGCAGGCACGCCAGGCACCCAGCGTAACAGGTGAGTTTGGCGGGGCGGGGCGGGTTCGCTTCTGCTGTGCTGGACAGCGCCCCCTCTCCCCGATCCACTCCAGCCCTCATCCCCAGCGCTTAACCCTAAATGCGCGCTGTTTGGCAAGTGCGTCCCAGGCACCGCTGGAGGGCGGAGCAGGGCAGAGGGCGAGCGCCCAGCATCTCCTCGTTGGCCTCGGCTCCCCTTAGCATCGCCACCTCGGGCCAGAGAGGCGCGAGGCTTGGGCAGCACAATCCGAGGGGACTCGTCGGCGGGCCTGGAACCCGCTGCCCGGGATGCGGCCCAGGGAGCCGACACCGGGACCAGCTCCCGTGCCTAGACGGGACACGGCCTTGGCGGGGCCCGAGCCGGATCAAGAGCAGCCAGGGCCCAGCTCGGCGACCGGAACCGGGGCCGAGGTCGAGGCCAGGGCCGCCGCCCGCGTGGCGCAGGCCACGAGGTTCAGCATCACCGGTTCGCAGTTCCGAATCAAGGTGCTGCGGGAGGGCTGGGACGGGATCGGGCTCGATGGAGCCCTTgggagataaaaagggaggaaCATGTGCCTTACGGACGCCTCTCCTCAACGTGCCCTTCCTTTGGGGGAGCTGTTCTTGGCTGTCTCCTCAGTTATTCCCTCATTGGTCGCTCCCCCTTTGGTGAGCAAAACCCCTTAAGGTCGCTCCTCCCCTCAGCAATTACTGTCGGTGAGTGCCTCCCTTTGTGATTCCTGACCCTCAGGAACCGCCCCTCACCTCAACCATCCTCTCAGGAGAGTTCTGCCTTCCGCCAAGATTGCCCCCCCACCCAGCCGTGTAGCTGCCCTTTTCTCGGCCCTCGGAGGTGAGGGGGTGGTGTGTAGATAGGCACGCGCTTTAAGGGGCCATCTTCCCGTTAGCCCCCTGGTGAGCGTGGTAAGAGCGTGGCGGCTGCCCCTTGGAAACTTGGGCGTGGCCGAAAGCAGCTGGCCCTGCAGTGGGTGGCAGCCCCCACCCTTCCAGGCTGCTGTCTGCCTGGGCCCCCCTCCCCTAAGAAAGCAGCTTTGTCCCATGGGGTGTTCTTCCGAGAAACCCGAGACTTCTTACCTTCCCAACTGCCCGGAACCATCCTCTCCTTCCCACTTTTCTCTTTCTAAGACAGACTTAGCTGCATGTCAAACCTGAAAGACAGAGTCTAGCTCACCTGCTTATAAAGTGTGAGCCTCTCCTCCCCAAAAGTCTGTAAGAAGCGTAGTGATTGAAAAAATACTGCCTCTTCTCGGAATTAGGGTTTCTTTAATCACTTCTTTACTTTTGGTTCAAAATTGCCCACGAGAACTAACTTGGATAAGACTAAGTCTATGTCTAACAACTGCATTCTCTGCTTCTGCATTCCTTTGCTCTTGGAGAAATAGctaggagaaggaaataagcttCTTTAAGGAGTCCTTGAAAATGCGTCCCCTGGAATAGCCCACTGCTTTCTGTCAGGTGAGAATTAAagattttttattcttcctaGCCAAAATGTGTGACAAACCAGACCTCTCTGAAGTGGAAAAATTTGACAAGAAAAAGCTGAAAAAGACCAGCACAGAAGAGAAGAATACTCTTCCTTCCAAGGAAAGTAAGTCCGGGACAAAGGTCATATTGGAGGTGGTGCCCAAGTCATTCCTCCCCAAATTTTACCTTCCCATGTAAATCAATGAGCCTGGAAACCCAACTCTCATCCTCCTGGGGTCTGTAATTGCAAAAGCTTGGAACTCTATTTGCTGCTATATGTTACATCACATTTATGTAAAATcacatctctttaaaaaaaaaaaaaagctaaacatGAAATTGTTTTCCCCATGTGGATCATGTAAAGACTTGAGAAATTCTGGTCAATagcaatagaaaaaaagaatgttttaatgAATTCAAGCCATTCTATTCTTTGCTTACtaacttggaagaaaaaaagtgaatttatcCCATTTACCACTACACAGCTGCACCGAATGGCTGAAATTGAAATTCATGGTAAACTATTGGCTCCTCACTGCCCGATTTGTTGACCTCCATGATATCTAACCCCCTTCACTTTTTAAAGCTTCCTAACTCTGTCCTTCTCTTTCAGCCATcgaacaggagaaggaaagcgTTAAGTCTTCCTAGGGATGGGGCGTCCCTTCCCAGCAACAGAATCGAGTGCTTCCAGAGTTTATTGTTTCGCCTTTAATAGTCTTTGTTTGCTTAGATGTTTAGTCTTTTAGGCTGCTTTCATCTCTTTACCCAGTGTTTCCTAACCATCCCCCATCCTGTGCTTATCTGAAGAGGGAGATGATTCATGAAGGGGAAGTAAGAAAGATGTTAACAATAGTAAACGTGTTAACAAAGAAAGCTTGTGAATGTGCAGACCATTTAGCATATATTAGGCTTATGCCTCATTtcactcccctcctttcccctccctgccccactccaTTTTCTGTGCATTGCTTATAGGGTAATTAGTGTGTTTTCCTTGCCTTTAcgattattaaattttcttctatacTTAATATAATATCTAATAAGAAATAAATGTTATGGATTGTGGTGGAAATCTTGTGATTCATTCTATATTCTTTTTGCTTTGAACTCCAGTCATTTTGGAGTCTTTactagggggtgggggagaaatacAACTAAAAAGCATTCACTAAATGCTTTTGTGTCCCCCTCCATTAGCTACGCACTAACAGAAATCAAGATAGTCtgccttctcaagaagctcacattctaattgaggGGATAATACATATAGAGGATTTCATTTTCAAAAGTGGATGGGAATGCCAGGAAATACTTAGATTCTGATAAGGAAAACAGGGAAGATGGCAAGGACCCAAAGGAACCCCGGGGGGTCCCCAGCCCAGAGGATGGTAGAGCCAAGGGTCAGAGTGGAATGGGGAGATGGGATGCTTCCATCTAAGGGAGAGATGGTCAGTACCCAACAGATGCTGGGCATCCTGCTTTTTCATGGTATCATAAgtttatagctggaaggaaccttgcaggtcattgagtccaaccccttcattttatagaggaggaaactgaggcaaaaaagggaaagtgacttagcacatagctagcaagtttaaggatgggatctgaacccaggttttcctgatttgaaATCCAGCACCATCCACTCCCTACACCACGCTAGTTTGATTGACTTGTCTGCCAGATTAGCAGCTAAGTAATGTGCTTTGCATATAACTATGTCAAGAGTGACCATCCCTTGGAGCAGATGGGCTTCCCTTTCTGCACCCCGTGTAGTTGCCAGTTTTGAAATAATGAAGGGGCTCCCTAAAGTTCTCAAGTAGATTCAGGTCTAATCAAAGGCCAACTTGTGACACCTCAGTACTGTCCCAACTTGCTTTCCACATCAAATAGCTTACCTCTTGCAAACAAGTCAAATGGGTTCTCAGAACATGAGGGTTAGTGTAAGAAAATAAGGTGGACTGGGCTCAATGCATGGGCTCCAGCCTCTGGGTAGGTAGGTGTTTTATAACCAGAATACATGCACAGGTGGACCAGGACTAATCCAAGACAGGTGGCATTGGATGAAACAAAGGCTAGAGCCAGTGTGTCTGAGGGTGGGGTAGGAAGGAGCCCTTCCATCTTCAGCTCAGATCTCAGAGGGGCTAGACTGCTACCTCTCCCAAGACAGGAGACACAGGAGTAGCGCTGCTACTGATGTTGATGTCTCTTTTGGTCAAAAGATGCTTGTGTCCCGGGGAGAAGATGATCTTGCCTGTGTTGGGGGGTTTTCATTAGGGTTTCTTCTGAACTGTCATACCAGCATCTGTCCTCATAGCATAAGATACCTGAGCACGTAAAGGGCATCTACCCCAAGGTTGCAGACAGGCCTGGGCCTTCCAACCTCCATTGTGCCTTTTCTTACCTCATGACCAGGTGAAGCCAATCGTTCTAGTTGGGCATGGCCCTTGCCATGCCCGGCCTCTCTCTGCTCCCCAacatccctcctgcctccccacaAACTGAATCACTCCGGAGCTGGGGAGCCATAGGGGGTCATAGAGCCCAACCATGCTTTAGGATGTGCATCAGTGTTGCCGTGATCTCAGAGGCACATCTGTGCTCACTCATTGATTCACCAGCCAAACTGATTTGGGGCATGATCCATAGCCTCTGCTATACACAAAATGCCTTTGGCCCTCATTTTATGTATTGGTCCATTCATTAACTGCATTTAGAGATGTGACCTCAAGTTACCGAGGAGGGAAAAGGGGCCGGATGTCAGGAAGAGACAATGTGTTAACTAATCCAAACCAGCAGTGAAGCCAATTAGGATTTCAAGCCCATCTTAACTTTGCTAAAGGTCTGACATCTTCATATTGCTTCATAATTTGTTTACCTAGTGGGGAACATTGAAGTCGAGTTGGAGACAAAGTAGTCTCGGAGTTTGAAGGGCCCTTGGAGGCCCATCCAAATAGTGCCCCAATCTAATAGTTCTCATCCTTCCTACACTCTCCAGCTATCCTGCCTGATCTCAAAGACTGAGCTCTCTCCTTGCCTTCTCCCAAGGTCCTATGGTGTCTTGGCCTCCATGGTGAGAGAAGGACCAGCTTTGCATATGCTTCAGACGActagagaaaaaggaagtgagCCCAGGAAGTATGACGTTTGCTAATCGTAGCTGAGAATAACTCCCCTTTTGTCTTTGGGTGCACAAGCAAACCAGATTAATTGTATAACTTTGCTCCATCTTCTTCATCTCTGAGAACATCACCACCACTGCAAGGGAGGGGGAACAGAGGTTAAAACCCACTCAGCTGGAAAGGGGTACCACCTCCTCATGCTACCTATGTGAATGTCTCTTTGGGGAACTTGAAGACATCTGCCTTCACAGCCCTTGCCTGTCTTCACTGCCAATACAGGAGGCTACTCTACATGGAGCCCTGGATGAAAGAGGccagagaagaagcagaagctaTATTTGACCTTTGTTGCTAGTTTCTAGGAATCTCATCGGGGGAGTGGACATTTCTCTGCTCCAAACCCAAAACAAACTCTGCTCTGTCATTTCTCAGACAGACCCTGTGATTCGGCTTCAGGCCTGGCTTCGAGAAAGTGCAGGCATCCACTGCCATAGCCCTGGAACTAAGCAGCAGGAATGATTTGCTGCAGGGAAGGTGTAGAGGGCAGCATGGATGTGCCGACACAGTCCACAGTGCCTATATGTCTCTGCCCCGGAGGATGGCCAATCAATATGTGCACCCAGGAAATCAGTGTCCCTGCCCCCCATATGGCCCTCATGGCCACAGGCCACCTCTTACTCCAATTCCCCCTACTTTTATGTACAAACATATGTTAACTAAAACACCAACATGATTGGATTGGAGTTGTGTCATTGGAGGTAGGGTGTGGATGGGAGAAAACAGACGTGAAAACTTGGTAAACTCTGAAGCACTTTCTAACAAATTCAGTGCAAGTCTGCTTGCATCAAT
Proteins encoded in this window:
- the TMSB15B gene encoding thymosin beta-15B; protein product: MCDKPDLSEVEKFDKKKLKKTSTEEKNTLPSKETIEQEKESVKSS